One stretch of Rhodohalobacter mucosus DNA includes these proteins:
- a CDS encoding LysR substrate-binding domain-containing protein — translation MTLTQLSYIVAVDKYRHFATAAEKSYVTQPTLSMQIHKLEDELGVTIFDRSKSPVIPTEIGEKIIEQAKSILKGSKELTDIANFTENELKGVFKVGIIPTIAPYLVPLFLRSFVKQYPNVQLIFEELLTEEVLEKLGNDQLDAGIIATPVEQSFIYTDDLFVEPFLGYLSNSHPLIEKAKLTVEDLNQTNIWLLNEGHCFRDQAVKLCRDGEKHGKKYKKAAIEFKSGNLETLKKLVEQNFGMTLLPWTAVSEFDGSCSSAIIKEFEDPVPSRKVRLAYGRKHLKQTIISAFKDAICSSIPKELKTTEKRVLIE, via the coding sequence ATGACCCTTACACAACTGTCTTACATCGTAGCAGTAGACAAGTATCGCCACTTTGCAACGGCTGCTGAAAAAAGTTATGTAACGCAGCCCACATTGAGTATGCAGATTCACAAGCTTGAGGATGAGCTGGGAGTGACCATTTTCGATCGCTCCAAGTCGCCGGTGATCCCCACGGAGATCGGTGAAAAAATCATTGAACAGGCAAAATCCATTCTTAAAGGGTCGAAAGAACTAACCGACATCGCCAATTTTACTGAAAACGAACTCAAAGGAGTTTTTAAGGTTGGAATCATTCCTACAATCGCCCCCTATCTGGTACCGCTCTTCCTTAGGTCTTTTGTAAAGCAGTACCCTAATGTGCAGCTTATTTTTGAAGAGCTTTTAACAGAAGAGGTTCTGGAGAAGCTGGGGAATGACCAGCTGGATGCGGGAATCATTGCCACTCCTGTGGAGCAAAGTTTTATCTATACGGACGATCTTTTTGTAGAACCTTTTCTGGGTTACCTGTCAAACAGCCATCCCCTGATTGAGAAAGCTAAATTGACGGTTGAGGACCTGAATCAAACCAATATCTGGCTGCTCAATGAGGGCCACTGTTTTCGTGATCAGGCCGTTAAACTTTGCAGGGATGGAGAAAAACATGGCAAAAAGTATAAGAAAGCGGCTATTGAGTTTAAAAGCGGCAACCTGGAAACATTGAAAAAACTTGTAGAACAGAACTTTGGCATGACGCTGCTGCCCTGGACAGCTGTAAGCGAATTTGACGGAAGCTGTTCGAGTGCGATCATCAAAGAGTTTGAAGACCCGGTTCCCTCCCGCAAGGTACGTCTTGCCTACGGTAGAAAACATCTTAAACAGACCATCATCAGTGCGTTCAAGGATGCAATCTGCAGCTCTATTCCAAAAGAGCTCAAAACAACCGAAAAGCGCGTGCTGATTGAGTAA